The following are from one region of the Planctomonas sp. JC2975 genome:
- a CDS encoding DUF3054 domain-containing protein, producing MTAPVRDTTRTARPTGGRVAIAAVIDVVLVLVFVLIGRGSHGENVIGGALVTFWPFAVGTLVGWLVSRAWKAPFALWPTGVIVWLATLVVGMLLRVASAQGIAVSFVIVAAVVLAVFLIGWRAAALAVRAIAARRG from the coding sequence GTGACAGCACCCGTTCGCGACACCACACGCACCGCACGTCCGACCGGCGGCCGCGTCGCCATCGCCGCGGTGATCGACGTCGTGCTCGTTCTCGTGTTCGTGCTGATCGGCCGGGGCAGCCACGGCGAGAACGTCATCGGCGGCGCGCTCGTCACCTTCTGGCCGTTCGCCGTCGGCACTCTCGTCGGCTGGCTCGTCTCCCGCGCGTGGAAGGCGCCGTTCGCCCTGTGGCCGACCGGCGTCATCGTGTGGCTGGCAACGCTCGTGGTCGGCATGCTCCTTCGGGTTGCCAGCGCGCAGGGGATCGCGGTGTCGTTCGTGATCGTCGCGGCCGTCGTGCTCGCCGTGTTCCTGATCGGATGGCGGGCTGCGGCTCTGGCGGTGCGGGCCATCGCGGCGCGACGCGGCTGA
- a CDS encoding long-chain-fatty-acid--CoA ligase — protein MSIAGERPWLSSYAEGVPADIDPPAASLPHLIEDSAAQYSDHVALEFFGATTTYRQLTDAIDHVAGGLAALGVKAGDRVAVVLPNCPQHVIAFYAALRIGAVIVEHNPLYTPREMRHQFEDHGATVAIAWTKVVSMLQDMPEDVGLKHIVAVDIVDAMPARLRFALSLPLKKARESRAQLRAKVTGAVSWDSLLKAEPIAASVPRPEVDDLALIQYTSGTTGTPKGVMLSHGNLVANAAQARAWVPAVPRGTSVVYAVLPLFHAYGLTLCLTFAMSMGARLVLFPNFDPDMVLQVMKKRVPTFLPAVPPIYERLVKAAKAKGVSLAGIEIAISGAMSLPQTIVDVWEKESGGFLVEGYGLTEASPVLMANPVGSTRKAGTVGLPLPSTELRVVDPDDPEHVVPHGEAGELQARGPQVFGGYWRKPEETGKVLDPDGWLHTGDIVIMDDQGFVRIVDRIKELIITGGFNVAPTEVEDELRAYDGIADLSVVGLPHSRGGEDVVAAVIMKPGVPFDEDAIRAFARDTMTPYKVPRRVFEVEELPRSIVGKVLRRQVVEQLVKLSEQG, from the coding sequence ATGAGCATCGCGGGTGAGCGTCCCTGGCTGTCGAGCTATGCGGAAGGCGTTCCGGCAGACATCGATCCGCCCGCTGCATCGCTTCCCCACCTCATCGAGGACTCCGCCGCCCAGTACTCGGATCACGTCGCGCTCGAGTTCTTCGGGGCGACCACCACGTACCGTCAACTGACCGACGCAATCGATCATGTCGCCGGCGGACTCGCCGCCCTCGGCGTGAAAGCCGGCGACCGGGTGGCCGTCGTGCTGCCGAACTGTCCGCAGCACGTCATCGCGTTCTACGCCGCCCTCCGAATCGGCGCTGTGATCGTGGAGCACAACCCGCTCTACACGCCGCGTGAGATGCGGCACCAGTTCGAGGACCATGGGGCAACGGTGGCCATCGCGTGGACCAAGGTGGTCTCGATGCTGCAGGACATGCCGGAGGACGTCGGGCTGAAGCACATCGTCGCCGTCGACATCGTGGACGCCATGCCGGCGCGCCTGCGCTTCGCCCTGAGCCTGCCGCTGAAGAAGGCCCGAGAATCCCGCGCGCAACTCCGCGCGAAGGTCACGGGGGCGGTGAGCTGGGACTCGCTGCTGAAGGCGGAGCCGATCGCGGCATCCGTTCCGCGTCCGGAGGTGGACGACCTCGCGCTCATCCAGTACACCAGCGGCACGACGGGGACGCCGAAAGGCGTCATGCTCTCGCACGGCAACCTCGTGGCGAACGCCGCGCAGGCACGCGCATGGGTGCCCGCCGTGCCACGCGGAACATCCGTCGTCTACGCCGTGCTGCCGCTGTTCCACGCGTATGGGCTCACGCTGTGCCTGACGTTCGCGATGAGCATGGGCGCTCGCCTGGTGCTCTTCCCGAACTTCGATCCCGACATGGTGCTGCAGGTGATGAAGAAGCGCGTGCCGACGTTCCTGCCCGCCGTGCCGCCGATCTACGAGCGGCTGGTGAAGGCGGCCAAGGCCAAGGGCGTGTCGCTGGCCGGCATCGAGATCGCGATCTCCGGCGCCATGAGCCTGCCGCAGACCATCGTCGATGTGTGGGAGAAGGAGTCGGGCGGCTTCCTGGTCGAGGGCTACGGCCTGACCGAGGCGTCACCGGTGCTCATGGCCAATCCGGTCGGATCGACGCGCAAAGCGGGGACCGTCGGACTCCCGCTGCCGAGCACCGAGCTTCGCGTCGTGGATCCCGACGACCCGGAGCACGTCGTCCCGCACGGTGAGGCAGGCGAGCTGCAGGCGCGTGGTCCGCAGGTGTTCGGCGGGTACTGGCGCAAGCCGGAGGAGACGGGCAAGGTGCTGGATCCCGACGGCTGGCTGCACACGGGCGACATCGTGATCATGGACGACCAGGGCTTCGTGCGCATCGTCGACCGCATCAAGGAACTCATCATCACCGGCGGTTTCAACGTCGCACCCACGGAGGTGGAGGACGAGCTGCGTGCGTACGACGGCATCGCCGACCTCTCCGTCGTCGGGCTTCCGCACTCCCGCGGCGGTGAGGATGTCGTGGCCGCCGTCATCATGAAACCGGGCGTGCCGTTCGACGAGGACGCGATCCGCGCGTTCGCGCGCGACACGATGACGCCGTACAAGGTGCCGCGTCGAGTGTTCGAAGTGGAGGAGCTGCCCCGGTCGATCGTGGGCAAGGTCCTTCGGCGTCAGGTGGTCGAACAGCTCGTGAAGCTCTCCGAACAGGGCTGA
- a CDS encoding SDR family oxidoreductase, giving the protein MTRVAIIGAHGKIAQQLMRVLYDRGDDFIGIVREDDHADDVYRFGGEGVTLDIEHAEPDAIARAYEDADAIVFSAGAGPGSGVARKRTVDFEGSVKAQRAAELAGIRRFVQVSAMGMDDPVADDADESWKAYVEAKRDADVELRASDLDWTIVRPGSLTLDDGTGLVEIAQRVSRGAIPREDVAKVIAAVLATPSTIHTQFELVSGSTPIDEAVAGVASAES; this is encoded by the coding sequence ATGACACGGGTGGCGATCATCGGAGCGCACGGCAAGATCGCGCAGCAGCTCATGCGAGTGCTGTACGACCGGGGAGACGACTTCATCGGGATCGTGCGGGAAGACGATCACGCCGATGACGTCTACCGTTTCGGCGGCGAGGGCGTGACGTTGGACATCGAGCATGCGGAACCGGATGCCATCGCTCGTGCTTACGAAGACGCCGACGCGATCGTGTTCTCGGCCGGGGCTGGTCCGGGATCCGGTGTCGCGCGCAAGCGGACCGTGGACTTCGAAGGATCCGTGAAGGCTCAGCGAGCGGCAGAACTCGCCGGGATCCGTCGATTCGTGCAGGTCTCGGCGATGGGCATGGACGATCCGGTCGCCGACGACGCCGACGAGTCGTGGAAGGCGTACGTCGAGGCCAAGCGGGACGCGGATGTCGAGCTGCGCGCATCCGACCTCGACTGGACCATCGTGCGCCCCGGATCCCTTACGCTCGACGACGGAACGGGACTCGTGGAGATCGCCCAGCGGGTTTCGCGCGGCGCGATTCCCCGCGAGGATGTCGCCAAGGTGATCGCGGCCGTTCTGGCGACGCCGTCGACGATCCATACTCAGTTCGAGCTGGTATCCGGCTCGACACCCATCGACGAGGCGGTCGCCGGCGTGGCGTCCGCTGAAAGCTGA
- a CDS encoding TIGR03086 family metal-binding protein — protein MSFADWLQVQQQAHAAFRERLTLIADWSAPTPDIDWDVSDLVRHVIEEQQWVPLLLAGRTVGEARSRLLPLGDDLTAEWERYSAAATLAWASVDPDAIVNLSYDNVPASAYLREQASDVIVHTWDLSRAIGADEELGDPLVEAAWTVFAPQKDTLQASGLFASPVPVPDDAPLQSRLLALTGRDDRVAA, from the coding sequence ATGTCATTCGCCGACTGGCTCCAGGTGCAGCAGCAGGCCCACGCCGCGTTCCGCGAGCGTCTCACCCTCATCGCCGACTGGAGCGCGCCGACACCCGACATCGACTGGGACGTCTCGGACCTCGTGCGTCACGTCATCGAGGAGCAGCAGTGGGTTCCGCTCCTGCTCGCCGGGCGCACGGTCGGCGAAGCGCGGTCCCGCCTGCTTCCGCTCGGCGACGATCTGACCGCGGAGTGGGAGCGGTACTCGGCGGCGGCGACTCTGGCGTGGGCATCCGTCGACCCCGACGCCATCGTGAACCTGTCGTACGACAACGTCCCGGCCAGCGCGTACCTGCGGGAGCAGGCATCCGACGTGATCGTGCACACCTGGGATCTGTCCCGCGCGATCGGTGCCGACGAGGAGCTCGGGGACCCGCTCGTCGAAGCGGCCTGGACGGTGTTCGCACCGCAGAAGGACACGCTGCAGGCGAGCGGTCTGTTCGCCTCGCCCGTGCCCGTGCCTGATGACGCGCCTCTGCAGTCGCGACTCCTCGCACTCACCGGGCGCGACGACCGGGTTGCCGCCTAG
- a CDS encoding YciI family protein encodes MRYLLLICTDPTGEDDAPGDLTIDEWVAETDGSGERIVGERLPVETAKVVRRRGDRVHVTDGPFAESKEQIAGFDLIEADSLERALEIAARHPMARAGLVEVRQFYAW; translated from the coding sequence ATGCGATACCTGCTGCTGATCTGCACCGATCCGACGGGTGAGGACGATGCGCCGGGCGACCTCACCATCGACGAGTGGGTGGCCGAGACAGATGGATCGGGCGAACGGATCGTGGGCGAACGGTTGCCGGTCGAGACGGCGAAGGTGGTGCGCCGCCGGGGCGACCGCGTGCATGTGACGGACGGCCCGTTCGCCGAATCGAAGGAGCAGATCGCGGGATTCGACCTGATCGAGGCGGACTCGCTCGAGCGTGCCCTCGAGATCGCGGCGCGGCATCCGATGGCCCGTGCCGGGCTCGTCGAGGTGCGGCAGTTCTACGCCTGGTGA
- a CDS encoding MFS transporter, translated as MSQPIAADRTPVAGSPHSDRAGATGSGARRWWALSLICLAQFMLILDVTVVNVALPTIDSDLGLGASLGWVIAAYSLPFGLLLIVGGIVADRIGLRTAFVGGLALFTIASLGASVASDAGTLIASRVAQGVGAALLSPAALGLVISLFRGPARNRALAVWAGIGGAGSAIGAVLGGVLTQTGGWRSVFLVNVPVGVVVAILILVVVVPSLLTSRVDGDGEQGVQESAAAVGARARMSATIRTLRSRTIGGGVITMLLTSMMLIGSFFTLTIALQDAAGFDPLAAGIAFLPAAVAVALGAQVGAHLLGRMPARIVGAAGFIVIVIGFAITWLIPHSVAAPIVGVAVAALGLGPALVTATATATSSVPSADSGAASGVVNTMHEVGGGIGVLLASVPALVAATASGSGVVFGLAAGVALVAGAVVTAVLPRGRVQTSGGFHH; from the coding sequence ATGTCGCAACCCATCGCCGCGGATCGAACCCCGGTCGCCGGATCGCCCCATTCGGACCGTGCCGGCGCGACCGGATCGGGTGCGCGTCGCTGGTGGGCTCTCTCGCTCATCTGCCTCGCCCAGTTCATGCTCATCCTCGACGTGACCGTCGTGAACGTGGCGTTGCCGACCATCGACAGCGACCTCGGACTCGGCGCCTCGCTCGGTTGGGTGATCGCCGCGTACTCGCTGCCGTTCGGCCTGCTGCTCATCGTCGGCGGAATCGTCGCGGATCGCATCGGTCTCCGCACGGCCTTCGTCGGCGGACTCGCACTCTTCACGATCGCTTCGCTCGGCGCATCCGTCGCATCCGACGCAGGCACGCTCATCGCCTCTCGGGTGGCGCAGGGCGTCGGTGCAGCGCTGCTCTCCCCCGCCGCGCTCGGGCTCGTGATCTCGCTGTTCCGGGGACCGGCGCGCAACCGCGCGCTGGCCGTGTGGGCGGGCATCGGCGGTGCGGGATCCGCGATCGGCGCCGTTCTCGGCGGCGTGCTGACCCAGACCGGCGGATGGCGGTCGGTCTTCCTCGTGAACGTGCCGGTCGGCGTCGTGGTGGCGATCCTGATCCTGGTCGTCGTCGTACCCTCTCTGCTGACGAGCCGGGTCGACGGAGACGGGGAGCAGGGGGTGCAGGAGTCGGCAGCTGCCGTCGGAGCGCGTGCCAGGATGTCCGCGACGATCAGGACCCTTCGCTCACGCACCATCGGCGGCGGCGTGATCACCATGCTGTTGACCAGCATGATGCTGATCGGCTCGTTCTTCACGCTCACCATCGCGCTGCAGGACGCCGCGGGCTTCGACCCGCTGGCAGCCGGCATCGCCTTCCTTCCCGCGGCAGTCGCCGTGGCGCTGGGCGCCCAGGTCGGTGCGCACCTGCTGGGCCGCATGCCGGCCCGGATCGTGGGCGCAGCAGGGTTCATCGTCATCGTCATCGGCTTCGCAATCACCTGGCTGATACCGCACAGCGTCGCAGCGCCCATCGTCGGCGTCGCGGTCGCCGCACTGGGCCTGGGTCCCGCGCTCGTGACGGCGACCGCCACAGCCACCTCCAGCGTGCCGTCAGCCGACTCGGGCGCCGCATCAGGCGTGGTCAACACCATGCACGAGGTGGGCGGCGGGATCGGCGTGCTGCTGGCATCCGTCCCCGCGCTCGTCGCCGCCACGGCGAGCGGATCCGGCGTGGTCTTCGGGCTCGCCGCGGGAGTCGCCCTGGTGGCAGGTGCCGTCGTCACCGCGGTGCTCCCGCGTGGACGAGTGCAGACATCCGGCGGCTTCCATCACTGA
- a CDS encoding methyltransferase → MPADAPETDPELIARLRADLESAAFTVTSLDALWGDEASAALFRGQRVAARRAAATAVAAGDPLAVLGTVFVLGLAVPVSSVASALPTLGAAGALELGLIALDPADGEADAFARPLIDLRPYSFADDLGSGSWWIASDLGELALGRALREDHVLGVGGASNTLSAIMIRRPVASALDLGTGCGIQALHAARYADRVVATDISERALRFAQFNARLGGFSNIEFRLGSLFEPVAGERFDRIVSNPPFVITPRAEGVPEYEYRDGGLTGDKIVEAVMRGVREHLTEGGVAQFLGNWEYHGEGEAFDRVRGWLGDDAEPGALDAWIVERELQDAPQYAETWIRDGGTRPGTHDFERLTDAWLDDFESRDVRYVGFGYVTLRRPIGAVTLRRFESVESSGSAEGGLGPHLARGLRMGEWLASVNDEQLRLATLVTASDVTEERHYWPGADDPTVIALLQGGGFGRRTAIDTGLAGFVGACDGDLPAGVIIGALADLLDVDAAELGAELLPRIRELVFVGMLEPSGIG, encoded by the coding sequence ATGCCGGCTGACGCTCCCGAGACCGATCCGGAACTGATCGCCCGGCTGCGCGCCGACCTGGAGTCGGCGGCCTTCACCGTGACCTCCCTTGACGCACTCTGGGGCGACGAGGCCTCCGCCGCGTTGTTCCGCGGACAGAGAGTGGCCGCCCGGCGTGCTGCCGCGACGGCAGTGGCGGCCGGCGACCCGCTCGCTGTGCTCGGAACGGTCTTCGTGCTCGGCTTGGCGGTTCCCGTCTCGTCCGTCGCTTCCGCCCTGCCGACGCTCGGTGCGGCGGGCGCGCTCGAGCTCGGGCTCATCGCACTCGACCCCGCAGACGGCGAGGCGGACGCCTTCGCCCGCCCGCTGATCGACCTCCGGCCGTACTCGTTCGCGGACGATCTCGGATCCGGATCCTGGTGGATCGCATCCGACCTGGGCGAACTCGCGTTGGGGCGCGCGCTGCGCGAGGACCACGTGCTCGGCGTGGGCGGCGCGTCCAACACGCTGAGCGCGATCATGATCCGCCGGCCGGTGGCATCCGCACTCGATCTGGGCACCGGATGCGGCATCCAGGCCCTGCATGCCGCGCGTTACGCCGACCGCGTGGTGGCCACAGACATCTCGGAGCGTGCACTGCGGTTCGCGCAGTTCAATGCGCGGCTGGGCGGATTCTCGAACATCGAGTTCCGCCTCGGCAGCCTGTTCGAGCCCGTCGCAGGCGAACGTTTCGATCGCATCGTGTCGAATCCGCCGTTCGTCATCACCCCGCGTGCAGAGGGTGTTCCGGAGTACGAGTATCGGGATGGCGGCCTCACCGGCGACAAGATCGTCGAGGCTGTGATGCGCGGTGTTCGTGAGCACCTGACTGAAGGCGGGGTCGCGCAGTTCCTCGGCAACTGGGAGTACCACGGGGAGGGCGAGGCGTTCGACCGGGTGCGCGGATGGCTGGGAGACGATGCGGAACCCGGCGCGCTCGACGCGTGGATCGTGGAGCGCGAGCTGCAGGATGCGCCGCAGTATGCAGAGACCTGGATCCGCGACGGGGGCACACGACCGGGTACGCACGACTTCGAACGCCTCACGGATGCCTGGCTCGACGACTTCGAGTCGCGCGACGTGCGCTATGTGGGCTTCGGCTACGTGACGCTGCGACGCCCGATCGGGGCCGTCACGCTGCGCCGCTTCGAGTCGGTGGAATCCTCGGGATCCGCGGAGGGAGGCCTCGGACCTCACCTGGCACGCGGGCTGCGGATGGGCGAGTGGCTGGCATCCGTGAACGACGAGCAGCTCCGTCTCGCGACGCTGGTCACGGCATCCGATGTCACCGAGGAACGCCACTATTGGCCAGGAGCGGACGATCCGACCGTGATCGCACTTCTGCAGGGCGGCGGATTCGGGCGGCGCACGGCCATCGACACAGGCCTCGCGGGCTTCGTCGGGGCGTGCGACGGCGACCTTCCTGCCGGAGTCATCATCGGTGCCCTTGCGGACCTCCTCGACGTGGATGCCGCCGAGCTCGGGGCGGAACTGCTGCCGCGCATCCGCGAGCTGGTCTTCGTCGGGATGCTCGAGCCCTCTGGCATCGGATGA
- a CDS encoding TetR/AcrR family transcriptional regulator, translating into MTRQRATRSDSTRNRERILDAAMQCFLADPSATMSAIAEAAGVGRVTLYAHFESRTALVAALFRRTVDESDASLESVNLDGDPAAALDALTRSSWRIVARFHAVLGTARDELGEDAVRGQMEHALGRVRGVIERGRASGAFRSDQSADWLTFCYLAIVHGAADEIRNGRLTDSDATEWVPATVASIVTAP; encoded by the coding sequence ATGACACGGCAGCGAGCGACCCGGTCGGACTCGACGCGCAACCGCGAACGGATCCTCGACGCAGCCATGCAGTGCTTCCTGGCCGATCCGAGCGCGACCATGTCGGCGATCGCCGAGGCTGCAGGAGTCGGTCGTGTCACCCTGTATGCGCATTTCGAGTCGCGCACCGCGCTCGTCGCGGCGTTGTTCCGCCGAACCGTCGACGAGTCGGACGCATCGCTGGAATCCGTCAATCTCGACGGCGATCCCGCTGCGGCGCTCGACGCTCTCACCCGGTCGTCGTGGCGCATCGTCGCTCGGTTCCACGCCGTGCTGGGCACAGCGCGCGACGAGCTCGGCGAGGATGCGGTGCGCGGGCAGATGGAGCACGCTCTGGGCAGGGTGCGCGGCGTGATCGAGCGCGGACGGGCATCCGGTGCATTCCGCTCCGACCAGTCGGCTGACTGGCTGACGTTCTGCTACCTGGCGATCGTGCACGGCGCGGCTGACGAGATCCGCAACGGCCGGCTGACGGATTCCGACGCGACGGAATGGGTGCCGGCGACCGTCGCGTCGATCGTCACCGCTCCGTGA
- a CDS encoding 5-methyltetrahydropteroyltriglutamate--homocysteine S-methyltransferase codes for MSIEPPFRADIVGSFLRPDAVHEARAARTRGELDDAGLTSVEDAAIIDVIRKQEAAGLRAVTDGEFRRSWWHFDFFGMLDGVDIVEQDHGIQFTGVQTSHRGIRVNGPIRFPNHHPMLDHFAFVRDNTTVMPKMCIPAPTVLHFRLERGAVAAGLYPDRDALFADLAQTYRDAVRAFYDAGCRYLQFDDTAWAYLCSEAELQKAADRGITTDNLADAYAELLNESLRDRPDDLVVTTHVCRGNFRSTWISSGGYEPVAEPLLARTSYDGYFLEYDTDRAGGFEPLRHLPHGDKTVVLGLITSKSGTLEDPADVRARIREAAEFAPLEQLALSPQCGFASTEEGNVLTEDQQWAKVRSVVDIATSVWGEPEV; via the coding sequence GTGAGCATCGAACCTCCTTTCCGGGCCGACATCGTCGGCAGCTTCCTGCGTCCAGACGCCGTTCACGAGGCGCGTGCTGCGCGCACCCGCGGCGAGCTCGATGACGCTGGGCTGACCTCCGTTGAGGATGCCGCCATCATCGACGTCATCCGCAAGCAGGAGGCGGCCGGCCTCCGCGCCGTCACCGACGGCGAGTTCCGCCGGTCGTGGTGGCACTTCGACTTCTTCGGGATGCTCGACGGGGTCGACATCGTCGAGCAGGACCACGGCATCCAGTTCACCGGCGTGCAGACCTCCCACCGCGGCATCCGGGTGAACGGACCGATCCGGTTCCCGAACCACCATCCGATGCTCGACCACTTCGCGTTCGTGCGCGACAACACGACGGTGATGCCGAAGATGTGCATCCCGGCGCCGACTGTGCTGCACTTCCGCCTCGAGCGAGGAGCCGTGGCCGCCGGTCTCTACCCCGACCGCGATGCGCTCTTCGCCGATCTCGCGCAGACGTACCGCGACGCCGTCCGTGCGTTCTACGATGCCGGATGCCGCTACCTGCAGTTCGACGACACCGCGTGGGCGTACCTGTGCTCGGAGGCCGAGCTCCAGAAGGCGGCTGACCGCGGCATCACGACGGACAACCTCGCCGACGCGTACGCGGAACTGCTGAACGAGTCGCTGCGGGACAGGCCGGACGACCTCGTCGTCACGACCCATGTGTGCCGAGGGAACTTCCGCTCGACGTGGATCTCCTCCGGCGGATACGAGCCGGTCGCGGAGCCTCTGCTCGCCCGCACCTCCTACGACGGCTACTTCCTGGAGTACGACACGGACCGCGCCGGCGGATTCGAGCCGCTGCGCCATCTGCCGCACGGCGACAAGACCGTGGTGCTCGGACTCATCACCTCGAAGTCGGGAACGCTGGAGGATCCAGCGGATGTGAGGGCCCGCATTCGCGAAGCCGCCGAGTTCGCTCCGCTCGAGCAGCTCGCGCTGAGCCCGCAGTGCGGATTCGCCTCCACCGAGGAGGGCAACGTGCTCACCGAGGATCAGCAGTGGGCGAAGGTGCGCTCAGTCGTGGACATCGCCACGAGCGTGTGGGGCGAGCCCGAGGTGTGA
- a CDS encoding DUF1345 domain-containing protein — protein sequence MSITLDPQGRNRSRMRMFAMIAVGLVAGIIVGFTGSWWYAAVVGWAAACATYITWVWLVIGRFDGATTRVHATREDPGRVVSELLIVAISIASLGAVAILLVHTSQSHGVPEAAGAVTAVVSVALSWVLLHTLYTLRYARIYYTEPVGGIDFNDAEDPRYVDFAYLSFDLGMTFQVSDTTVRTTQLRSVILRHTLLSYVFGTVVLASTINLVAGLRP from the coding sequence GTGTCCATCACGCTCGATCCCCAGGGCCGCAACCGCTCGCGGATGCGCATGTTCGCCATGATCGCGGTCGGCCTGGTCGCAGGGATCATCGTCGGGTTCACCGGATCCTGGTGGTACGCAGCCGTGGTCGGTTGGGCCGCGGCGTGCGCAACCTATATCACCTGGGTATGGCTGGTCATCGGACGATTCGACGGAGCGACGACCCGTGTGCACGCGACGCGCGAGGATCCGGGTCGTGTCGTCAGCGAGCTCCTCATCGTCGCGATCTCGATCGCGAGCCTGGGAGCCGTCGCCATCCTGCTCGTGCACACCAGCCAGAGCCACGGCGTGCCAGAAGCGGCCGGAGCCGTCACCGCCGTCGTCAGCGTCGCGCTCTCCTGGGTGCTGCTGCACACCCTCTACACGCTCCGTTATGCCCGCATCTACTACACGGAGCCGGTCGGCGGCATCGACTTCAACGACGCCGAGGATCCGCGCTACGTCGACTTCGCGTACCTGTCGTTCGACCTCGGCATGACCTTCCAGGTGTCGGACACCACCGTGCGCACCACGCAGTTGCGATCGGTGATCCTGCGCCACACGTTGCTCTCGTACGTGTTCGGCACCGTCGTGCTGGCCTCGACGATCAATCTGGTCGCAGGACTGCGACCCTAG
- a CDS encoding oxygenase MpaB family protein, protein MSRLTEPLRARLQEPLSGQQTGIPPWVREFETGTDEGFFGPDSAVWAVHGGMPTLVAGIRALLMQALHPGALAGVYDRSRFREDPLGRLNGTIRWIFTVSYGDTAQAVAGSAWVKRLHEHVVGEYVDGHGRVTSYAANDPHLSTWVHLAFTDAFLTAHEMWGGPIPGGSDAYVEQWAIAGDLMGVPNPPRSRAELKSALQAFADAGELRCDDRTREVVGFVKRAPVRRSLRPSYAVLFAGAVASLEPRFRDLLGLRIPSLGPIPLPIVSATGLVLKGAGGLLGPQTAGEKAARVRLEALRP, encoded by the coding sequence GTGTCCCGTCTCACCGAACCGTTGCGCGCAAGGCTTCAGGAGCCGCTGAGCGGCCAGCAGACCGGTATTCCGCCGTGGGTGCGTGAGTTCGAGACGGGGACCGACGAAGGGTTCTTCGGTCCGGACTCAGCGGTGTGGGCCGTGCACGGCGGCATGCCGACGCTCGTGGCGGGCATTCGCGCCCTGCTCATGCAGGCGCTGCACCCCGGCGCGCTCGCAGGCGTATACGACAGGTCGCGATTCCGTGAGGATCCGCTCGGCCGACTGAACGGCACCATTCGCTGGATCTTCACGGTCAGCTACGGCGACACCGCCCAGGCGGTGGCCGGATCGGCGTGGGTGAAGCGATTGCACGAGCACGTGGTCGGCGAGTACGTGGACGGTCACGGCCGGGTGACGAGTTACGCCGCCAACGACCCGCACCTGTCCACGTGGGTGCATCTGGCGTTCACCGACGCGTTCCTGACCGCCCACGAGATGTGGGGCGGCCCGATTCCGGGCGGATCGGACGCCTACGTGGAGCAGTGGGCGATCGCCGGTGACCTCATGGGCGTGCCGAATCCGCCGCGCTCCCGAGCGGAGCTGAAGTCCGCACTGCAGGCGTTCGCCGACGCCGGCGAGCTGCGGTGCGACGACCGTACGCGCGAGGTGGTGGGGTTCGTCAAGAGGGCTCCGGTACGCAGGAGCCTTCGCCCGTCCTATGCCGTGCTCTTCGCCGGCGCTGTTGCGTCGCTTGAGCCGCGATTCCGCGACCTGCTCGGACTGCGGATTCCCAGCCTCGGCCCGATCCCGCTTCCGATCGTTTCCGCGACGGGCCTCGTGCTCAAAGGGGCGGGCGGCCTGCTCGGCCCGCAGACCGCGGGCGAGAAGGCCGCCCGCGTCCGTCTGGAGGCGCTGCGCCCCTGA